A part of Catharus ustulatus isolate bCatUst1 chromosome 8, bCatUst1.pri.v2, whole genome shotgun sequence genomic DNA contains:
- the LOC116999750 gene encoding inositol 1,4,5-trisphosphate receptor-interacting protein, with translation MPVGLFRVCLLVITAIVNHPLFFPKENGTVPENTEEIIQKMKEREESLRLEQLRLEQEIADQEATQKALEKAAVVVEESKEEKVRWDMWTALSMVIFLLIELWRQDFQEGNWQDIGGEEDDMAVLGKAFKGVTFPNKAVLASFYEKRILGTTGDMARMREMVEGFADDLLEALRSVCNRDADMEVEDCMGVGSMYENWRVRKPFVCDLIVPFAPPEPYCFRCQTWCSGDSFPPDEQGYGTIKVCRADEDVTGCICDKTKLGEDMLCLLHSQVSSTRPSSEMEDLLCFKNTQYLDADQVMKWFQIAVTKAWNRISHKYEFDLSFSLLDSPGALKIKFKSGKSIAFNLTPVVQYENSDVYFISHFPRSSLAADIPSSTHWFLTFAVYERRFIQLVSKTLPANACHVSCLQILSFLHGKQCSLTGPSGLTNYHLKTVLLHLLQARPSQDWAPEKLEARLQDMLKFLEKCLHEKKLYHFFIGNGNVPAELGFPIVFQRAEPLNLFRPFVLRRDIYRKMVDTFHEMLRNMSALINEYTVHIPLAHTNGIRKEPL, from the coding sequence ATGCCCGTGGGACTCTTCCGGGTGTGCCTACTGGTGATTACAGCTATTGTCAACCACCCGCTCTTCTTCCCCAAGGAGAATGGCACCGTCCCCGAGAACACAGAAGAAATCATCCAGAAGATGAAGGAGCGGGAGGAGAGCCTGCGGCTGGAGCAGTTGCGCTTGGAGCAGGAAATTGCAGACCAGGAAGCCACACAGAAGGCTCTGGAAAAGGCTGCAGTGGTAGTGgaggaaagcaaagaggaaaaggtCCGATGGGATATGTGGACTGCCCTCTCCATGGTCATCTTCCTGCTGATAGAGCTCTGGAGGCAGGATTTCCAGGAAGGGAATTGGCAGGACATAGGAGGAGAAGAGGATGACATGGCAGTCCTGGGGAAAGCATTTAAAGGCGTGACCTTCCCCAACAAGGCTGTCCTGGCCAGCTTCTATGAGAAGCGTATCCTGGGTACCACTGGAGACATGGCCAGGATGCGGGAGATGGTGGAAGGCTTTGCAGATGACCTGCTGGAGGCCTTGAGGAGTGTTTGTAACCGGGATGCTGACATGGAAGTGGAAGATTGCATGGGTGTGGGGAGCATGTATGAGAACTGGAGAGTGCGCAAACCCTTCGTCTGTGATCTGATAGTGCCTTTTGCCCCCCCAGAGCCTTACTGCTTTCGCTGCCAGACCTGGTGCTCTGGTGACTCATTTCCCCCAGATGAACAAGGTTATGGCACTATCAAGGTGTGCAGGGCAGATGAGGATGTGACGGGTTGTATCTGTGACAAGACTAAACTAGGGGAAGATATGCTGTGCCTCCTCCACAGCCAGGTCAGTAGTACCAGGCCCAGCAGTGAGATGGAAGACCTCCTGTGCTTCAAAAATACTCAATATCTGGATGCTGACCAAGTCATGAAGTGGTTCCAGATTGCTGTCACCAAGGCCTGGAACAGAATCTCCCACAAATATGAATTTGACCTTTCCTTCAGCCTCCTGGACTCACCAGGAGCCCTGaagataaaatttaaatcagGGAAATCAATTGCCTTCAACCTCACCCCTGTGGTGCAGTATGAGAACTCTGACGTTTACTTCATCTCCCACTTCCCTcggagcagcctggcagcagaCATCCCCTCCAGCACCCACTGGTTTCTCACCTTCGCAGTGTATGAGAGGAGGTTCATCCAGCTGGTTTCCAAAACACTGCCTGCCAATGCCTGCCACGTCAGCTGCCTTCAgatcctctccttcctccatgGGAAGCAGTGCAGCCTCACAGGTCCCAGCGGGCTCACCAACTACCACCTGAAGACAGTgctgctgcatctcctgcagGCACGTCCCAGTCAGGACTGGGCCCCAGAAAAGCTGGAGGCCCGCCTGCAGGACATGCTGAAATTCCTAGAGAAATGTTTGCATGAAAAGAAGCTTTATCACTTCTTTATTGGCAATGGGAATGTACCAGCAGAGCTAGGATTCCCGATTGTATTTCAGAGGGCTGAGCCTCTCAACCTTTTCCGTCCCTTTGTGCTACGCAGAGACATCTACAGGAAGATGGTGGACACATTCCACGAGATGCTCAGGAACATGTCTGCACTGATCAATGAGTACACAGTGCACATTCCCCTTGCACACACCAATGGGATCCGTAAGGAACCCCTTTAA